GGTGGGCGTGGGGAAGACGGCCCTGGCCCTCATGAGATCGGCGTACGAGATCGCCTTTGCGTACGCATCCGAGCGCATCCAGGGCGGCAGGCCGATCATCGAGCACCCCAACATCGCGCTGAAGTTGTTCGATGCGTTCTGCACCATCGAGGCGGCGCGCAACCTGCTCCTCCAGGCGAGCTGGTTCAACGCCACGCGATTTCCCAGCGATCTCACCCACGGCGTGGCCGCCCGCTGCTTTGCCTGCAACAATGGCCCCCGGGTGATCTCGGACATGATCCAGGTCCTGGGGGCCTACGGCATCTCAAAAGAAAGCCCGATCGAGAAGTTCTATCGGGACATCAAGCTGACCCAGATCGAAGACGGCGCGGTGGACACGGTGGGTCTGGAGGCCATGCAGATCCTTCAGGAACAGTCCGCGGTCCAAAGCTTTGCCGCGTAAGGAGGAAAAAATGAACGGAAACCACAAGATCAACGTGCCGAAAGACATCACGCCGCTGGAGTTTTTCACCCGTTTCGTACCGGAGAACTTTCATCGGCGGGTGAAGGACTGCGACATGACGGAGTATCGGCCGCTCAACCTCACCCTCCAATTCCGGATCACGGATATACCCGATGGGGAATTTGGAGTGAAGGTGATAGAGGGGACGAGAATCGAAGCCTTCCACGGGAAGATGCCGAACCCCCAAATCACATATGAATTTCCCTTGGGCCATTTCCGCGAGGCGGTCGAAGGAAAATTGCCTTGGGTTCCCTTGGAGATGGCCTACAACCCCGAGGCGCTCAGAAAAGGTCTCACGTCTGGCCAAGTGAGAGAGCAGATGGAATTGATCGGCGGCGTGAAGGGTCAGGCCGTGGTAAGTGTGAAACGGGAGGATGACCGGGTCGTGGACGTCAAGATGAATTTTCACGGGGCCGACGAACCCGCGATCGTCTTCAACGTAACCCACAAGGTTGTGGAGGGCATTGAGAAGAACGAATACACGGTCATGGAGGCGTTCATGGCCGGGAAGATCAAGCTGGCCGGTCCGCTCGAATTCGCCATGCACGTGATGGCCCTCATTCCGGAGCGCGAGGAGCAGGAGTAGCCCGGCTTGCAGCCCGGCAGGCTACAACTCCTGCTGCGAGTCGGCAGGCTGGCGCGGGTCCTCGCATCGGTGCTGGCCCGGTTCGCTTGGCGAAG
The DNA window shown above is from Nitrospirota bacterium and carries:
- a CDS encoding SCP2 sterol-binding domain-containing protein, yielding MNGNHKINVPKDITPLEFFTRFVPENFHRRVKDCDMTEYRPLNLTLQFRITDIPDGEFGVKVIEGTRIEAFHGKMPNPQITYEFPLGHFREAVEGKLPWVPLEMAYNPEALRKGLTSGQVREQMELIGGVKGQAVVSVKREDDRVVDVKMNFHGADEPAIVFNVTHKVVEGIEKNEYTVMEAFMAGKIKLAGPLEFAMHVMALIPEREEQE